TGCGGGTGGAGCCCTGGAGCCGGCTGAGCTCCGGCTGCCGCGGGAGCGCCGCATCTCGGCCCGGCAGCGATTCggggcgctgctgctgccgctgctccGCGCTTTCCGCGGCTGCTGCTGCGAGCCGGGCTCTCACGGTGTTCACATCCCTGCCCAGATCCCCTCCGCTGGGGCTGTTCCAGCCCTCTCCGCCTGCCCCGGGTGGCGGGTTCACCCGCTTCATGACGGCAAAACGCGGCTTGGCGGCATCCCGGGCCGCCGTCCTGCCGGTGACCCTGCGGTGAAACCCCCTCGGGGCCGCACGCCGCTCCCCTCCGCTCCAACGGCGAGGGCCGGGGACGGAGGCGACCCCGCCGTGGCCGCTCATTCCGCTAGCACGGGGAGGGGGCGAAGCGCGCCCGGCGCTGGCAGCCTCACCTGCCGccggcccggggagggggcggccgGGCGGGTCCGCGCTGGCCGGGCCGGCTCTCCCCCGGCCGCggtgcggcggggcggggcggggggcgggcgcggcggcgcCGCTCGCTGATTGCAGGGCGGGCGCTGCCAGTCCGCCGCCTCCCCCGCGCCAGCCGCGTCCCCGCGCCGGAGCCGCACGGCCCAGCAGCGAgcgcccagcccggcccggccccgccagcCGCCCCCCATGGAGGAGCAgccccaccaccaccatcaccaccaccactaTTACTACTACgggcaccaccaccaccacccgcAGAGCGCCTACCTGCCGCCGCCCGACGGCCGAGCCCAGCCTAAGCCGCCGCTCCGCCACGAGCACAAGCACGGCGGCCCGCAGCACACGGAGGCGCCGAAGCGGAGACCAGGTTGGAGCGGGCAGCGGGACGGGGCCCGTGACCTTCGCGGGGCGGCGGTGGGGcccccctctcctcctcctcctccgccgccgcctcccccggcccggctcgAAGCTTCTCCGCCGCGCTGGGGCCGCTTCCTGTCCGCCATGTTGGGGCTGCGGAGCCGCGGGcccgccggcaccgccgcccGCCGGCACGTggggccgggccgcgctgccgccgccggccgggcccgggggcgcggggggcgcggggggcggccggCCGATTGATGAGCGCCGGGATCAATGACTCAgagccggcggcggggcccggcccggcgccgccggcgggaggcggcgcggccctgcccggcccagggcGCTCGGCCGCCTCctccccgccgggccggggctgcggccccCGGGCCGTGCCGAGCCGCCGCAGAGGCGGTGACCGGTTAGCGGCGCGGGGGAGCCGATcccgggctgggctgagcccccgCCGCGTTCCTGGGGGCTCCCCGGCTCCAGCAGTCCCTCTGGGGGGGTTTGTGCGGGGTCAAGGCGAGTGCGTGGCCACCCGCCGGCCGGAGTGCCGcgtacattttttttttttccttcccttgaaTTTTCCTTTTACGTAACGAGGCGGGAGGTGGGAGGGGGCCTGATAGCAGCGGAGCGGGGTCAGCAGTGCCCCATGTgcagcctgggcaggcagggagggacctGATCGGGCACACGCCAAAATAAGTTACCGAGCAAAAATAAGTTGGGAAGTCATTTCACTGTTTGCAGCGTGCCCAGGGTTTTAATATGTGCCTAGGCTGGCACCCCTCCCTTTCCAGCTCTGAAACGGTTTGTGAGCTTGCCAGATCCTCTTCACCTGTTCTTCTTACCAtcctggtttttttcctctcccctgaATTTTGGTTGCTGCACCTCCGTGTCCAGGCCAAGGCCAGCTGAGCCAAATGTTGATTTGGAGAAAACTCAGGCAGCTGAGCTGTGAATGCTTGAGAATTGGAACTAGAAACTGCTGACACACTGACTTAGTGAAATGGATTTTGTTCTTCGTTTTATTCTTTCACTCCTCATCTGCAGTGGTCTTATGACCACtctttattgttttgtttcattaacAAGTGGTGTCAGAAGTCTTGAGTCATACAAGGTCAGCTGGAACACTGTTCTTGAGAGGGCTTCCTCTTCATGCTATTctgaaatacttaatttttagAGGATCCCACCGTTCTAGTTCTCTCTGGGGTGAAGTATTTATGGTTAATTTTCTTAACAACATATTTGAAAGTTATAGTGGAAATTGTGGTGGTTACAGATACTTGCATGTAGTAAAATCCTTTTTGATCCCCCTCGGCAAACTCAGTTGTGGAATTTCTGTAAAGATTCCTACAAGGATTCTTGTGTTCCCGACTTGCACAGAACTTGAGCTGTTACATCTGCCAGACATCTGAGGCTCCAGGATGTGAGGGTAACAACGATTTTTAGTTACAGCAGTTAATTTCAACAAGAtcagcaaacaacaaaaacattctTCTTCCAAGCTGGAGTTTTGCCCGCTCCAGTTGTTGAGGGACTCCCTCTCTGTGCTGACTCGGTGCCACCGTGGCTGCAGATGGAGCCTTAGGTGGGTCAGTGGTTGTGGGGGATGTGGATGTGAGGCTTTCCAGCCTCGGAAGGAGAAGGGATGAGTCAGAGGAGCGGCGGGTGCAGGAGGaatccctctgcagctggagtGTAGTTGTTGAGCAGGGCACAGTGTGCTCTCCCTGTGTCCCACTGGGGCTCCAGGGCTTCCCTTGGGGTTTTAGCCAGGGTCCTCGAAAGCAGCAGGCCTCTGGCCAGAGATGCttaaaaaggagaaagcaaagaggAAGTTGGGGTGGTTCAGTGTGGACTGTCCTTGGTTTCCAGCTCTGCTTGAATTGCACTCTCAGAACCATGAGGCCTGGAAGTGAACTTATGGAAGAGTAAAGCTCAGTCGACAGCATAATATCATGGCTTTGTGAGTTGGAGCCCTCAGCAGGTGCTATATTTCTTGGGTCTCAGGCTCATACCAGCTCTCCTGGGGACTCTGAAATACAAGTTTTTCAGTGGCCAAGAGATCCATTGCTGGTGGCAGCAAAAGGGCACTTGCAGGGATGCATTTCTTATTTCTGTCACTTTTCAGTGCCAAGGAACACGTGTAGGGAGGTGCTGGTCGCTATCTTGAAATGCATGGAGGAGATGTGGccacattttctttcctccatcTTCCAGCTGGACTTGCATGTGTCCTTTTACAAatactgtgcttttttttttcccatccctttACTGAGATGGCATTTGGGAGGAGGGTGGGCAGGAGGACTGCTGGTGTTGTGGGCCCAGGAGGTGATGGAGATGGTAGGAGCTGTCCCTTGTTCACAGTGTGTATCCTGAATCTCCACAGATCTTGTCACAAAGGCAGTGGATCCCGCTGTCTTGAAGCATCCtgggaattaattttttcctctctctgacCTGGAAATAGTAGCTGATGAAATAGCTCTCCAGCTTGCCAGTGATCTTCAGTACAGTATATTTTCCTGGCATAGtatctgtattttcttctgctttgttaCGTTATCTGTATGTCACTCACTTATGCGAGAATCAGTCATGGCTGGTCCTTCCTGCTTAACCCTTCTTGCTGTGGGTTCCAGCAATTAAATTTATGCAGCTTTACCTCAGAGACTAgatattttcctattttaaaatgtctgcgTGAGGAAACTGGATATGTTTGGGGCTGACTACAGCTTTCTGCAATGACAAGTCTAACATTTCACATTCTAATTCTTGCCTTTTGCTGTTTTTGGCTTCCCTCTAGGCTACGGAGAGCTAAATGGTAACGCAGGAGAACGAGAAGTGTCACTAAAGGGCCTGTGCTCTGATGAAGCCACCGCCCCAGGATCCAGGGTACCCAATGGCAGCCAGCAGCTCGTAGATTCTAATGTCACCCCAAAGCAGACTGTGAAGGCCAGTGCTTTGGGGAAAGCTGGAATCAAAACCAAGAACTTCATTCAGAAAAATAGCATGGACAAAAAGAATGAGAAGTCCTACgaaaacaaacacagagaaaaccaGACCTCGGACAAGCCAGAGGGAGTGTCTATTCCGAACGGCGTGGTAACCAATAATTCCAGCTACATCACAAATGGCTACGTAGGCAAAGGGGCCGATAACGATGGTAGTGGCTCCGAGAGTGGATATACCACACCTAAAAAACGGAAAGGCAGGCGCAACAGTGCCAAGGGTTGTGAGAACTTGAATCTAGTACAGGACAAAATAATGCAGCAGGAGGTCAGCGCACCAACCTTGAAACAGGAACTTGAGAGTTTCAAGCCTGATTATAGTGAACAAAAGGGGAACCGAATTGAAAATACGAAGCCTGTTTGGAAATatgaggctggggctggtggagCAGGCCGAGGAAAGCCTGGGCTCGGGGATGTACCGCGGAAAAACTCTGATGCCAAACCTGGGATTAGCAGCAAGAAGTTCGATGACCGGCCCAAAGGGAAGCACGCATCGTCGGCTACATCTAAAGAGGACTCATGGACCTTATTTAAACCACCCCCAGTTTTTCCAGTGGACAATAGCAGTGCTAAAATTGTTCCCAAAATTAGTTATGCAAGTAAAGTTAAAGAAAACCTCAACAAAGCAGCTCAGACCCCATCCACGTCATCCACATCATCCTCATCGTCTTCATCATCTGCTGGGGAAACTCAGGCCCAGACATCAAGTCGGCTGTCCCAAGTCCCCATGTCTGCTATGAAATCTGTCACTTCTGCCAGCTTCTCGAACGGGCCGATCCTCGCGGGGACCGATGGAAGTGTGTATTCCCCCGgggcccagcctctgctctccaCTGCTGCTAGTACTGTCCCATcgacctcctcctcctccgagTCAGTACCCCAGGACATGAGTACAGCTTCGACGGCCCTCGAACAAAAGAAATCTGGCCTTTTTATCTACCCTTCAAATATGCAAACTGTGCTCCTGGGGACAGCGCAAGTCGATTTCCCTTCCCAGACGAATCAGCAGAACCTGGGGGATATCTTCCAGAATCAGTGGGGCTTGTCTTTCATAAACGAGCCCAGTGCTGGACCCGAAACCGTTGTGGGGAAATCTGCGGATAATCAGTTAATGGAAGTGACATTTCAAGGGGAATATCCTGCCACTTTGGTTTCACAGTGTGCTGAAATCATTCCCTCAGGAACTGAACAACCTGTGTTTCCTAAGGCTTATGAGCTGGATAAACGGACTAGCCCTCAAATTCTTAGTGCTGTTCTTAAGCCTGGGACTGCTGTTGAGGGTGGTGTATTAGCTTTGGAGTCGCATCACACAGGTGACCTACAAAAGGCAGACACCAGTAGCCAAGGTGCTTTAGTGTTTCTTTCAAAAGACTATGAAGTAGAGAATCCTCTGGCCTCTCCTACGAACAATTTGCTAGCCTCCGCCAAAGAACAGAGGTACCAGAGAGGCCTAGAAAGGAAAGATAGCTGGGGTTCTTTTGACCTGAGGGCTGCTATTCTATATCACACTAAAGGTAATGGCTTAACTTGCTGCCTAAGGGcgttctcttttctttttttttcttttatttttagtagTGCAATATTCTAACATGGTATGTTCCTTCCAGCAATtctaattgttttttaaatgacCCTTTTCTTTGCTTGCATATCCTCCCATGGCAATAACGGTCTGGGGAAGTTACTCAAAGGGTTGTTTAATTAATGTTAAGAGGTATTTGTTTCCCTGTTCCCGTGGACAAGCATGAGTGATGTTGAGAGAAATGATACTTAGCAGGCCACTCAGCATTGGAAGGAGTTAAATGTGTAGGTTCAGCTGCTCTGTTCCAGCTGTACCAGGTGATATTCTATCGCTGTGAAGGCTTCATAGTCTGTACTCACACCTCTGCCACCAAAGTGTTGCAGCTTCTCCCCTGGGCAGATCAGACCGCGAAATCATGGctttgaaggaagaaaaaattattcctaCGACTGTaggtgtgatttattttttaagtgtgCCCCACACACACTTTTTCCCTGCCCTTGAGTATTATGGCAACAGCAAGACCAATCTTTTCTTATCAGCTCCTCTGTGAGCTGCAGATTGAATTCTCTCCTTGTCTTTGTAGGCCACATCTTTCAGATGATTTTGTTGCTTTCATGGAGTCCTTTGTAGTCCAgctccctttttttcctgtggtttttttttttcttgagattGAAATGACTCAAACACGACACAGACTCTTTAAAATGGGAACGAAGAGAAGGAAGCCTGTGGCACGGCTTGCTTTCTGCTTTAGCCTCAGCCCCAGAAGCTCTGAGGACTTGAGGCAGTTTTTGGCTTTTGGTGCTGGCTCAGTGTTAGCAGGGGCCTGGTTGTGTGTTCCCTTTTGTCACAGTGTTATTTACTCACTCTTGACCAGCACTGGGGCAGTTCCTTATTTTGactcccttccctctgcctgtgCGCCTCTGGCCTGAAGGGAACAAGGCGATCATGCTTTTTTCGTTTAGTATTCCACATGCATGTGGGGATAATGTCTTGCTCCCCTCTGTAGAGGGTGGCTTACTTGGCTTTGGCAAATTTGCTGTTTTCACCCACTGCAAAGTTCTTGAATTACCACTTCACAAACTCTGTATGGCATAGACTCGAATGCCTTCCTGTAATAATAACAAGCCcagtcatttaaaaataataactccaaatattttttccaggtCATCTCCCTCTCAAGATGTTAACATTTCAAGCTCTAGTATTCTTGAGAACAGTGTTCATCAATTGATTTTATCTGGGTCCTCTCCCTTCTGCTCAGTTTATTCCAGCATTAAAGCAGGCTTTCTAGTCTCGTTTTTTGTGTCTGCTTGCAGCTTTAATCCCAGCTTCCCATCAGAAAACATAACATGGAAGAAAATCCTCGGTgatctttttcttaattttgcaaatattcCCTAGACTTCTCTTTGCCTCTCTGTTGTCAGCCTGCACTTGTGGAGAAGCAATTGTGCTGCCAGCAAGGCTCATCAGCTCTCCCATTTTCACTTGCTGTGAAAGGCAGACCTCAGTGAAACAATagaaacaacaggaaaataaagaacaCTCCCATCCCATGTCCTCTCAAGGAGGTGTTAACTTCAAAGCCTGGCTGCCTTGAGCTCTTCTAAACACAGGAGTTAATTACATTTGTTGGCAAGAATGGCCACTTAAAGCACCCGTTAAAATACTGTTCTCTGCTCTTCTTCTGCATGTGAATGGCCTTGCTTTGAGCATCCTGAGCAAACACCCTCATGATAGCCTGGGGATACCCGGTCCTGCCCCAGCACTCATCTCTGCTAATTTCTTTTTCACGTTATGTATGTGCCATCTTCAGGATGTTACTTAGGGGTAAAAGATGATGGCTGTTTCTAATCAGCTTTGTCATTAATGCAGTGATGAGGTGCTCCAAACACCTTGGGCTTGTCTTTCTCCTGTTCAGTGTTCAAAAGCTATTGCTGCTTTGCAAAGCAAGAAATCAGTTCAGCTCTTAGTACTACCATAATGGTGGTAGGTGTTGCATTTCATCCTTGGGATGAGTTGGGTTAAGGGATATTTGGAGAAACAGTGCCTCTTGTCCTCTCTTCATGGCCAAGGTCCTGCAGCAGAGCCCGCATCAAAACAGGAGCTGTGGGGTGTGTTTGCAGGACAGCAGTGCGGGGTTAATTCCCACACTGAGCTCTCCGTTTATCTTGGGCCGTTTTCCTGAGGTCCAACTCCAAACCAGCCAGTTCCTCTGCAGTAGGAAAAGAGCGATTTCACTCGGTTCCTTTTCACAAGCTGCCTTTTCCTCCTCGCTCGGGCGAGCGTGTGGGTTGGCCTGGGTTGGTGTTAGGGCATTCCAGGCAGTCTGGTCCTCAGACTGTTTGGTTTTGAGTTTGAGAGTCACATGAACTTCTCCCTCTCAGATTGATCTGTTTGCTGTTGAGCAAAGTCTCCGTAGTTTGATCTTTGCATCTGCCCTGCCCTTGGGGTTATGAACACAAAGAGAAACGAAAAAAGGACAGGGGTGAGTGTGAAGCACTGTGGGGTCCTGGTGTGTTCCCTAGCCTGAGCTCCATGTGCAGTGTTTTAGTGCAAGGATGAAGAAGCTCTGGGGGTTGCAGAGAAGAATGAGCTGTAATGTGAGTGGTTGCAGTGCTTTGAATGCCACAAATGTGCATTCTTTCTTGCACTGTTTGTGCCTGCAATTGTGACCAGGTTGTGTGGATCCTCATCCTGGACTGTAAATTTCTCTGGGAAAGCCTCCAGCTTACTCAGTAGCTTTGTTCCAGCAAACCAGGCTTTCCTGTGCGTGGTTTGCCCAGCAACTGCACAGGACATTATAAACTGTAATTGCTTCTCAGCTTCCCTGTGGAAGATGGATAGAGGAGGTGGCACCCAGAGAGAACTGGCTCTGGTACAGTGCCCCTGTAGCTCACCACAGTGTCCCAGagtggctgcagggcacagcgAGGTTCTGGTGGATGATTCTTCTGTTCTTTTGCCTGTACCCTGACTGCCTTTTCTCCAGAAGTCACAACACTGGGAACATTTAGGCAAGGATGAAGTTGCACTCTCTTGTTCTTCTTGGAAGCTTTTCCTCTTGGTTTCCTTGTAGCCCTGCTTCATGCCttgcttcttctttttcccccctcttttcaAAGGACAGAAAGACTCCCTCGATCATCTGATGTGCCTGAGTGTAAAACACGATCCTTCAATGTGGCTGCCTTCACTGACAGCCTGTGCTGCTTGGAGTTTGTGATGGTGCCTTGAAACACTCACGAGTGACAGATCTGAATTACCAAGGGAGATCTGATTTAGCTCAGCACTGGTGGACTGCTCTGGGTGTGATTGGAGACAGGGATGGGCTTCACATAGGAGACTGGAAGGCCCAGGAAGGAGTAGTGCTCTCATTTCAAATCATTGTCCCCTATCTAGGTTAGAAGCTGAACTTCTGCCATGGTGTGGCATTATCTTTTTGGGGTAAAACCAATTCTTACAGGTATTTTGGTCCTTCAAATAAGGAGGCTGAGTGTATGTCAGTTTTACTTGCATCAAAACCAGCATCTTACTGCTTTAGTCCTTCTTTTAAAGACAGCTGGATGAAGCACTTCATATCAGAATAATTGTCAACACTTCAGAAAATTTTGTCATGTTCAGGCAATTGCAGTCTCCCAGGCCAGGCTGTCACTAACATTGAGCTCTAGATGGCAAGCTTTGTGGTGGGAAGCTCAATAATTTGCTTGTCCTGAgctaaaaagcaaataattgaggcctccagctcagctgcacaGCAGTGAAGACCACATGGGTggaggagagggagctgcagggttTCCCTTGTTCTTGCCCCTGAatttctgcctgtgctgctgctttgtttccTCCTCAGCATCTTGTTTGCAGCGGCATCTCTGCTCGCGTGAAgaagcaggagagcagcatgGAAAATAGAGCAAGGCAGCGTGGGCCAGCCAGGAGTGGCATTTGCTGGAATGGTGAACTGGGTCAGAAGAAATAGCAGAGCTGTGAATTCAGCAATTTTCATCCTTTACAtcaggagagggggaaaaaaaaaaagccttggtTTCCCATCCCCCCATGGTGGGAAGGGGTTAGAGCTCGCTCTGTTGGTTATGGTCTTGTGGGGCTTGAGCTGTGGGGCAAAAGCTGATTTAATTCTCCTTCCAGTCCCTGCTCTTTCCAGTTGTCAGGATGAGTATGCTCTTACAGCCATGAGTCTCCACAGCATGGAATACttattctttgctttgtttccaGGGCAATCCCTATACTTAATCATTGTCCTGCAGATACAAACAGCAAGCATCAGACAAGAATGGTCCCTTCTTGTTATTTCTTTACTGTTGTATTTTAGGGACAATTTTGGGATTTATAAGGACAGTGAAATAGTAGCATGACATTGTGCAGACACTTCTGTTAGCTGGGTCTGCCTCTCTAGAAAGGAAAAGTGTGTAAAAGTGTCTTAGCAAGTTATTACAGAAACACTTCTTTCCCCTCCAAGGTTGCGTACCAGTCCTGCTGTAAAGTTTATTGATCTATGAGGAATCCCAACACAATTCACCAGAGTGTGCCTTAGTCTGTTCCTGACATCAAAGCTTTCCTCCAGTGACCCTTTGTTTCAGTGATAGTCCCCAGAAAAAGTGGTTTAGGTGGATGTGGCTGGGACTGTCTGCCCCAAGCAGTTTCTCAGCAAACCATGAGCCTAAGGGCTGTGGAGAAGCCAAAAGctaattgtaaaaaaaaaaaaatcctggaaaacgAGAGGTTGGAAGGGGCACAGGAGGTGGCCTAGTTCTGCCCCTGgcttggagcagggctggggctggcttTGATGCTGGGTTGTGCAAGGGGTTTGTTGATGGCATTTCCTCCAGCTGGGTTGGAGTCCACTTGAGAAGAAAGTTTGCTGTTTCCTCAGCCACATGTCTGGTTTTGGGAATGGTGGCTCCTGTTGGGCAGGTCTTtggaaagcagcagttttggggcagtATCTGAGAGC
The Taeniopygia guttata chromosome 19, bTaeGut7.mat, whole genome shotgun sequence DNA segment above includes these coding regions:
- the NUFIP2 gene encoding FMR1-interacting protein NUFIP2 yields the protein MEEQPHHHHHHHHYYYYGHHHHHPQSAYLPPPDGRAQPKPPLRHEHKHGGPQHTEAPKRRPGYGELNGNAGEREVSLKGLCSDEATAPGSRVPNGSQQLVDSNVTPKQTVKASALGKAGIKTKNFIQKNSMDKKNEKSYENKHRENQTSDKPEGVSIPNGVVTNNSSYITNGYVGKGADNDGSGSESGYTTPKKRKGRRNSAKGCENLNLVQDKIMQQEVSAPTLKQELESFKPDYSEQKGNRIENTKPVWKYEAGAGGAGRGKPGLGDVPRKNSDAKPGISSKKFDDRPKGKHASSATSKEDSWTLFKPPPVFPVDNSSAKIVPKISYASKVKENLNKAAQTPSTSSTSSSSSSSSAGETQAQTSSRLSQVPMSAMKSVTSASFSNGPILAGTDGSVYSPGAQPLLSTAASTVPSTSSSSESVPQDMSTASTALEQKKSGLFIYPSNMQTVLLGTAQVDFPSQTNQQNLGDIFQNQWGLSFINEPSAGPETVVGKSADNQLMEVTFQGEYPATLVSQCAEIIPSGTEQPVFPKAYELDKRTSPQILSAVLKPGTAVEGGVLALESHHTGDLQKADTSSQGALVFLSKDYEVENPLASPTNNLLASAKEQRYQRGLERKDSWGSFDLRAAILYHTKEMEAVWNLQKQDPKRIITYDEAMDRPDQ